From Myxococcales bacterium:
GGTGGTACGTCACGCGGCCGGAGCCGGTGAGGACCTGTCCGACGAGCGCGTCGCGGAGTGACGCCATGCGTGGGTCCGAGCGGGCGGACATGCTGCGGAGGATACCTGAACGTCGACGCCCGCGCGTCGAAGGACCGCGTGAGCGCGCAAATGGTGCGGAAATGACGCGAGGCCCGCGGTCGAGGTCGACGCGCAGGCCCCGTGGCGCGCTGGCTAAGCTAGCCCGGTGCGATCACGCCTCCAGGAGCTTGATGAGGGTCTCCTTGTTGGTGACCCCCACGTGCTGGCCCTTCTTCTCGCCGGCCTTGAAGACCAGAATGGTCGGCACGCTGCGCACGCCGAAGCGCTGCGTGATGCGCGGCGCGTCGTCGATGTCGAGCTTGGCGACCTTGTATTTGCCTACGTTCTCGTTGGCGATCTTCTCGACGATGGGCGTCAGCATCTTGCACGGTCCGCACCAGGTCGCGGTGAAGTCGACGAGCACGGGGATCGAGGAGCTCGTAACCTCCGAGTCGAAGTTTTCGTCGGTGAGCTCGATGACGTTGTTTCCGGCCATGGACGGATCTCCTTACGAACCTAGGTCGACGCGACGGGCGCGTCTCGACGGGTGCGCGTGTGCGGTCGTGAATACGGTCGTGAGATGTGTCGTGGGCGCGGACACCTTGCCCGTCGCGCACGGCTTCCCAAAGGTAAGCAACACGGCCGAGAAAATCTATGGGGGTGCGCGACGAATCTGAGCGGGGGCGCCTCGTGGGGTGAGCACCTCGTCCGGCGCAGCTCTGCCGCTTGGCGCGGGAGTGGCGCTGGAGCTCGGCGCTGCGGCCGGGGCCTGCGGGCGCTTGTGCCCTACCTCGAGCATGCGCGCGATCCCGCGGGCGAGGTCGTCGGCCGAAGCGCGTAGCCCGACGGCCAGCGTCGACCCGCTCGGCTCGATGGTGACCGAGTCGATGGCGGCGCCGAGCCCGATGAAGCGCACCCACAGCTCCTTCGACAGCGCGAACCGCTTGCGTTCGAGTAGCCGGCTCAGCACGCCGACCGAAGCCGCGTCCTCGCACGAGAGCTCGCTGCGCGCCGTGACCTGCCCGTCGCTGCCGAGCGCGACGCCCAGCCCCGCCCCCGCGACCGAGAGGACCGCCGTCATGATGGCCTGCGGCGTGTCGCGCGCGTCGCCGCCCTCGGCCTGCGCGATCTCCGCGTCGAGCTCACCCCGGAGCCGCTCGCGGAGGGCCCGCGGTAGCGCGGCCGTGACGAGCAGCGCGGGGCTCTCGAGCCGCGGCGCCGACGTGATGGCGCGCGCGAGCTTCGCGTGCAGTTCGCCGCGGTCGGAGCCCGCCGCGGCCGGGTGGTCGGCGGCCTCGATCATGGCCGCGAGCCAAGCGCCCTCGGCCACCAGCAGGAGCCCACCTTCCCGAAAGGCGAGGCTCGGGTGCGACCGCGAGCTCGCCGCCGCCTCCAGCACGTGGAAGCTCCCGAGGGTCTTCGGCGCGGCCTGCCCGCCGCGGGCCTCCGCGATGCGCTGGGCGCAGGTGCCGAGCTCGCTCTCGCTCACCGTGACCTGCGCGGCCACCCCGAACGTGCCGCGGCTCTCGCCCTCGGGCAGGGCGACCACGAGCTCCTTCACGCGCGAGAGCGGGTCGAAGCCGCACGCCCGCGCGAGCTCGTCGAGGCCGAGCTGTTGCGACGCGTCGCCCCCGCCTAGCAGGGCGGAGAACAGCGGCGAGGCCCGGAGGGCCGGCACGTCGACCCGCGCGACGAGGAAGCTCCCCTGGGGAACGGCGGTGAGCGGACCGCCGCGGGCCCCCTCACGCTTCCAGGTGAGGCCGACGAGCGTGGCCAGCGCGAGGCACATGACGAGGGCGATCGCGATGGGGTTGTCGACGAAGGCGAGGTCGCGCGGCGGCGGGGTCTGCTCGGCGGGCGCGGGGAGCGGCGGAAGCGGCGCGAGCGCGCGCTCCGGCCGCGGGGCTCGGGAAAGCTCGGCGGGTACGACCTCGGCGTTGGCCGCGTCCGCGGGCTCCGCGCGCTCGGTGCCCGAAGCCTGGCGAGGCTTCTTCTTCGCTTTCTTCTTGGCGGCCATGCGGGTCGAGGC
This genomic window contains:
- the trxA gene encoding thioredoxin, with protein sequence MAGNNVIELTDENFDSEVTSSSIPVLVDFTATWCGPCKMLTPIVEKIANENVGKYKVAKLDIDDAPRITQRFGVRSVPTILVFKAGEKKGQHVGVTNKETLIKLLEA